A single window of Leeuwenhoekiella sp. MAR_2009_132 DNA harbors:
- a CDS encoding site-specific integrase, producing MIDKVDMIYLNKQDLSKLKNATFNKVTHTTTRDIFVFACYTGLAFADTKSLKKDNLQIGIDGKKWIYTRRLKTNTQVRIPLLNEAEIILDFYKNHPRVINSDLLLPVYSNQKINQYLKEIAIKLKIKKKLSFHTARHTFATTVTLANGVPIETVSKILGHHKIATTQIYARVIDSKISNDIDVLREKLG from the coding sequence ATGATTGATAAGGTAGATATGATTTATCTCAACAAGCAAGACTTGAGTAAGTTGAAAAATGCAACTTTTAATAAAGTAACACACACCACCACTAGAGACATTTTTGTATTTGCTTGCTACACAGGTTTAGCCTTTGCAGATACAAAATCATTAAAAAAGGATAATTTACAAATAGGTATAGATGGTAAAAAGTGGATTTATACCCGACGATTAAAAACCAATACTCAAGTAAGAATACCGCTCTTGAATGAGGCTGAGATCATTTTAGATTTCTATAAAAATCATCCAAGAGTTATTAATAGTGATTTACTATTACCCGTCTATTCTAATCAGAAAATAAATCAATATTTGAAAGAGATAGCTATTAAACTGAAAATCAAAAAGAAACTAAGTTTTCATACGGCCAGGCACACTTTTGCAACGACAGTAACTCTGGCAAATGGAGTTCCAATAGAAACTGTTTCTAAAATCTTAGGGCATCACAAAATAGCTACAACACAGATTTATGCCAGAGTCATAGATTCTAAAATTTCAAATGATATAGATGTATTGAGGGAAAAGTTGGGATAA